CCGTATCCTAATATAATACCTTCTGCACCATTGTATAAAATTTTTTTTCCAAGGAGCTCCTTTTCAGCCTCCTTTATATTACTACTTAATTTCATATTTTGAAGTGGATTTATTTCCCCACAACCTGAAAAAGATGCCTCTCCTTTTTTTAATCTTCTTCTGTGGAATATAGTTTTTATGGACTCTTCCTTTTCCCCTGTGTTTGTGAGGGCAACATAATTTTTAAAGGCCGTTCTAGTTCCAATCATTTTTGCCGTGGGAATGTCATCAATTGTTATGGTTTTATTGTAGGTTTTGCCGTTGCTAATAGCCTCTACGGCTACTTCTTTTTTGGAGATGAGGTCTTTAAATAAAAAGCCTCCTCCATAATTGCCAGTATAGTTGGTTCCATATACAGTAATATCAACAGTTCCTAAAAATTCATTGGGGCAAGGCCCTACATATCCTTCTACCCCATTTAAATAAACCTTTTCGGCTTTTCTAAATGATTTAGGCTCTGCAACAGGGATATGGAAAATACCCATAGTCCCAGACATAATACCACAAGTTGCCGTAGTAATTATGTCTATTTCATCAATCTTATCTTCTTCGTTATTTCTAATCATTTGTTTTAATTTATCAACTGTGATTACTACTTTCTCACTATTGGATTTAGTTGGTTTGTCGGAGCTCCCCAAAATTATCACCATAATATAAATAATAAAGATTACTATAAATAAAAAAATATAGTTAATCTTCGGACATTTTCACTAAATTATACTATAAAAAGCTAATCTATATTATATTAAATAATAAAGAGATTTTAATAATATGGAACAGATAAGGAACATTTATTGAAGATTAACTATAATAAAGATTATTATAAATAATAGTATAAATAACATAATAGAATTAATAAAATTATAATATATAATATAATAAAATTATAATATATATAATATACCCGGTGATAAAATGATAAAAGTAGGAGTTTTAGGAGCTACTGGAAATGTGGGACAAAGATTTATGCAAATGCTTGAAAACCACCCCATATTTGAATTAGAAGTATTGGGAGCATCATCAAGGAGTGCAGGTAAAAAATATGCTGACGCTTGTTATTGGTATCAAACAGAGCCAATTCCTGAAGAATATGCAAATAAAATGGTGCAAACAACCGACCCAACAGACAAAGCTTATGAGGATGTAGATATAGTATTTTCAGCATTACCTTCCGATTTAGCAAAAAAATTAGAACCAGAATTCGCAAAAGAGGGAAAATTAGTTTTCTCAAACGCATCAGCTATGAGAATGGAAAATGATGTTCCGTTAATGATTCCAGAAGTAAACTATGACCATTTCGAGATGCTGGACATACAAAGAGAAAATAGAAATTATGATGGTGCAATAATTACAAATCCAAATTGTTCGACAATATGTGCCGTAATTACGCTAAAACCAATTATGGATAAATTTGGTATTGATTTGGTTAATATTACCACAATGCAGGCAATAAGTGGGGCAGGGTATAATGGAGTTCCAT
The window above is part of the Methanococcus aeolicus Nankai-3 genome. Proteins encoded here:
- a CDS encoding methanogenesis marker 16 metalloprotein, with product MGSSDKPTKSNSEKVVITVDKLKQMIRNNEEDKIDEIDIITTATCGIMSGTMGIFHIPVAEPKSFRKAEKVYLNGVEGYVGPCPNEFLGTVDITVYGTNYTGNYGGGFLFKDLISKKEVAVEAISNGKTYNKTITIDDIPTAKMIGTRTAFKNYVALTNTGEKEESIKTIFHRRRLKKGEASFSGCGEINPLQNMKLSSNIKEAEKELLGKKILYNGAEGIILGYGTRHSAERPNIMISADIKEMDAHFVGGFVTSGGVEIYTTIAIPIEVNKENKEYLKTLDDDIPLTLTDVLGRIPVGMGTYSEVWKDCELRPKVNVERCRMCDVCIAQRLCPTNAIKPIKHLGNRRLPNEDCFGCGVCVEGCPYGIFSMKRNSICGTPITCRQSDRDRALKLARDLKRRIEKGEFEL
- the asd gene encoding aspartate-semialdehyde dehydrogenase, giving the protein MIKVGVLGATGNVGQRFMQMLENHPIFELEVLGASSRSAGKKYADACYWYQTEPIPEEYANKMVQTTDPTDKAYEDVDIVFSALPSDLAKKLEPEFAKEGKLVFSNASAMRMENDVPLMIPEVNYDHFEMLDIQRENRNYDGAIITNPNCSTICAVITLKPIMDKFGIDLVNITTMQAISGAGYNGVPSMAIIDNLVPYIGSEEEKMQTESLKLLGAIDKENNKFTDANFKIGVSCNRVSVIDGHTESIFVKTTEEATPEEIKKVMDKFDPLKEYNLPTYAKPIVIREEMDRPQPRLDRDAGNGMSISVGRIREDPVFGIKYTALEHNTIRGAAGASVLNAELYVKKYL